A region of Vigna radiata var. radiata cultivar VC1973A chromosome 6, Vradiata_ver6, whole genome shotgun sequence DNA encodes the following proteins:
- the LOC106765359 gene encoding pentatricopeptide repeat-containing protein At1g71210, mitochondrial isoform X1: MTTMLPIKHVTKHRLRSKSFVFSIVNPCSSSHAACASLAASPSPSTPSTSNSYQITKQEVVSSFKTWFATRKVQLDPLVDRIYQLLNASADNEDLFPALSALSLPLSECLVLRVLRYSATHRDINSCLRFLDWAGSQPNFHHTRTTLVAIFNILVRADRKPGVLECLDGFRRGVFLHNARFHDILVLGYAIARKPQNALHAYARMRFIGLDLDSFSYHVLLDSLAEKNYFNAFDIILRQIRARGFENHATNIIVVKHLCKERRLEETEGFLNDLVRRGEGLKGPEVSFLVGALCECFRFERAVELVKRFGSSGLVPLDHAYGAWVKGLVRGGREDEALEFFSQKKDSEGYCMSSSRYDVLIYRLLRQNRLQQVYDLLVDMNESCIPPDVATMNAVLCFFCKVGMADVAWELYSSRSEFGLSLNHLACKYLILTLCWDGCVVEAYNVVKSLVGKSYFPDEQTFRTLASALYRECKIDEMKELIDLSVSLDIVPTASTYDQYIYALCQAGRVQDVNLVPGELKTVAARASYVKMINGFVKLGRGDNAAQLLYEMKSKGHKLNFPLCTTVICCLLKMDNSRGRFFNLLQMLTRCESPTRCESPCRIYNFFMEGAGRAQKPDLCREVFELMKSNGVEPNLNSRVLVLRGYLRSGRISDALSFFNVVRGQGLECKKLYTTLVNGLCKCNRIDMSLGFFKSMFRLGFNPSLECYEVIVQELCSLQRYQDAIRIVNAYEKTGRPISSFMGNQLLQHSLISPKLHDTCVYLRGVGFSANSTLNLVIGAFSSCRRMTNFLDLERLIEKCFPPDIFTYNLLLKELTKSDMSKARSLISQICQKGYEPDGWTYQIMLVEDTEVFMDGTLGGSASGGKLNTYKELCNIANEMGQLDLIYKFMDLANYQASLNSKRGAAFGFSKIAKQAGDALKPYLRSLLPRLVRNQYDPDKNVQDAMVHIWKSLTCG, translated from the exons ATGACCACTATGCTACCAATCAAACATGTGACCAAACACCGTCTCAGATCCAAATCGTTTGTCTTCTCCATTGTCAACCCTTGCTCGTCTTCCCATGCTGCATGCGCTTCTCTCGCAGCATCACCTTCTCCATCAACGCCCTCAACTTCAAATTCATATCAGATCACGAAACAAGAAGTCGTGTCCTCCTTCAAGACGTGGTTCGCGACGCGAAAGGTCCAGCTAGACCCCCTCGTCGACCGCATCTACCAACTCCTCAACGCCTCCGCCGACAACGAAGACTTATTCCCCGCACTGTCCGCGCTCTCCCTCCCGCTCTCCGAGTGCCTCGTCCTCCGCGTCCTACGTTACTCCGCCACTCACCGCGACATCAACTCCTGCCTCAGGTTCTTGGACTGGGCCGGCAGCCAACCGAACTTCCACCACACGCGCACCACCTTAGTTGCCATCTTCAACATCCTCGTACGCGCCGACCGCAAACCCGGTGTCCTCGAATGCCTCGATGGCTTCCGCCGCGGCGTCTTCCTCCACAACGCCCGTTTCCACGACATCCTTGTCTTGGGCTATGCTATCGCCAGGAAGCCTCAAAACGCGCTCCATGCGTACGCCCGAATGCGCTTCATCGGCTTGGACCTCGACTCCTTCTCCTATCACGTCCTTTTAGACTCCCTCGCTGAGAAAAACTACTTTAACGCTTTTGACATCATTCTGAGGCAAATTCGTGCCAGGGGTTTCGAGAATCACGCTACCAATATCATCGTTGTTAAGCATTTGTGCAAAGAGAGAAGGTTGGAGGAGACTGAGGGTTTTCTCAACGATTTGGTGCGTCGTGGGGAGGGGTTAAAAGGGCCTGAAGTGAGTTTTTTGGTTGGCGCTCTGTGTGAGTGTTTTAGGTTTGAGCGTGCGGTTGAGTTGGTTAAGCGATTCGGGAGCTCGGGGTTGGTTCCATTGGATCATGCTTATGGGGCTTGGGTAAAGGGTCTTGTTCGAGGTGGTAGGGAGGATGAAGCATTGGAGTTTTTCTCTCAGAAGAAGGATTCTGAAGGGTATTGTATGTCCTCTTCTAGGTATGATGTTTTGATTTATAGGCTTTTGCGGCAGAATCGACTTCAACAAGTGTATGATTTGTTGGTGGATATGAATGAAAGTTGCATTCCCCCTGACGTGGCAACCATGAATGCTGTTTTGTGCTTTTTTTGCAAAGTGGGGATGGCTGATGTTGCGTGGGAGTTGTACAGTTCTCGTTCTGAGTTTGGTCTGTCTCTCAATCACTTGGCATGCAAGTATTTGATACTTACTTTGTGTTGGGATGGATGTGTTGTGGAGGCGTACAACGTTGTCAAAAGCTTGGTTGGCAAGAGTTATTTTCCTGATGAGCAGACATTTCGCACGCTTGCGAGTGCATTGTATAGGGAGTGCAAGATTGATGAGATGAAAGAGTTGATTGATCTTTCTGTCAGCCTGGATATTGTGCCTACTGCTTCAACGTATGACCAGTACATATATGCTCTGTGCCAGGCTGGGAGAGTGCAAGATGTTAATTTGGTACCTGGGGAACTTAAGACTGTTGCTGCCAGGGCTTCGTATGTTAAGATGATTAACGGTTTTGTTAAGTTGGGCAGGGGAGATAATGCTGCTCAGCTTCTTTATGAAATGAAATCGAAGGGTCATAAGCTGAACTTTCCATTGTGTACAACTGTAATTTGCTGCTTACTTAAAATGGATAATTCAAGAGGGCGCTTTTTCAATTTACTGCAGATGCTCACTCGCTGTGAATCTCCTACTCGCTGTGAATCTCCTTGTcgcatttataattttttcatggaAGGAGCTGGGCGTGCCCAGAAGCCTGACTTGTGTAGGGAAGTATTTGAATTGATGAAAAGTAATGGTGTTGAGCCCAACTTGAACTCTCGTGTTCTTGTGTTGCGAGGTTATTTGCGCAGTGGGAGAATTTCTGATGCTCTGAGTTTTTTTAACGTTGTCCGGGGCCAGGGTTTGGAATGCAAGAAGTTGTATACTACCTTGGTTAATGGTCTTTGCAAGTGCAATAGGATAGACATGTCACTTGGGTTCTTTAAGAGCATGTTCAGACTTGGATTCAATCCAAGTCTTGAATGCTATGAGGTTATTGTGCAGGAGCTTTGCTCATTGCAAAGATATCAGGACGCAATACGTATTGTTAACGCATATGAGAAAACGGGACGCCCTATTAGTTCTTTTATGGGCAATCAACTGCTTCAACATTCTTTGATTTCACCAAAACTCCACGATACATGCGTTTATTTAAGAGGAGTGGGATTTTCTGCTAATTCAACACTTAACTTGGTGATTGGTGCCTTTTCCAGTTGTCGCAGAATGACCAATTTTTTGGACTTGGAACGACTAATAGAGAAGTGCTTTCCGCCTGATATTTTCACCTACAATCTGTTGCTGAAAGAATTAACCAAGAGTGATATGAGCAAAGCTCGTTCGTTGATTAGTCAGATATGTCAAAAGGGTTATGAACCTGATGGTTGGACATATCAAATCATG CTTGTTGAAGATACTGAAGTATTTATGGATGGAACTCTTGGTGGAAGTGCTAGTGGAGGAAAACTGAACACTTATAAGGAGTTGTGTAACATAGCGAATGAGATGGGACAACTGGACTTGATATATAAGTTCATGGATTTAGCAAATTATCAAGCTTCTCTGAATTCAAAGAGGGGTGCTGCTTTTGGCTTTTCTAAAATAGCAAAACAAGCAGGGGATGCTCTTAAGCCATACTTACGTTCTTTACTTCCAAGGCTTGTACGCAACCAATATGATCCTGACAAAAATGTGCAG GATGCAATGGTGCATATATGGAAGTCACTCACTTGtggatga
- the LOC106765359 gene encoding pentatricopeptide repeat-containing protein At1g71210, mitochondrial isoform X2 produces MTTMLPIKHVTKHRLRSKSFVFSIVNPCSSSHAACASLAASPSPSTPSTSNSYQITKQEVVSSFKTWFATRKVQLDPLVDRIYQLLNASADNEDLFPALSALSLPLSECLVLRVLRYSATHRDINSCLRFLDWAGSQPNFHHTRTTLVAIFNILVRADRKPGVLECLDGFRRGVFLHNARFHDILVLGYAIARKPQNALHAYARMRFIGLDLDSFSYHVLLDSLAEKNYFNAFDIILRQIRARGFENHATNIIVVKHLCKERRLEETEGFLNDLVRRGEGLKGPEVSFLVGALCECFRFERAVELVKRFGSSGLVPLDHAYGAWVKGLVRGGREDEALEFFSQKKDSEGYCMSSSRYDVLIYRLLRQNRLQQVYDLLVDMNESCIPPDVATMNAVLCFFCKVGMADVAWELYSSRSEFGLSLNHLACKYLILTLCWDGCVVEAYNVVKSLVGKSYFPDEQTFRTLASALYRECKIDEMKELIDLSVSLDIVPTASTYDQYIYALCQAGRVQDVNLVPGELKTVAARASYVKMINGFVKLGRGDNAAQLLYEMKSKGHKLNFPLCTTVICCLLKMDNSRGRFFNLLQMLTRCESPTRCESPCRIYNFFMEGAGRAQKPDLCREVFELMKSNGVEPNLNSRVLVLRGYLRSGRISDALSFFNVVRGQGLECKKLYTTLVNGLCKCNRIDMSLGFFKSMFRLGFNPSLECYEVIVQELCSLQRYQDAIRIVNAYEKTGRPISSFMGNQLLQHSLISPKLHDTCVYLRGVGFSANSTLNLVIGAFSSCRRMTNFLDLERLIEKCFPPDIFTYNLLLKELTKSDMSKARSLISQICQKGYEPDGWTYQIMLVEDTEVFMDGTLGGSASGGKLNTYKELCNIANEMGQLDLIYKFMDLANYQASLNSKRGAAFGFSKIAKQAGDALKPYLRSLLPRLVRNQYDPDKNVQART; encoded by the exons ATGACCACTATGCTACCAATCAAACATGTGACCAAACACCGTCTCAGATCCAAATCGTTTGTCTTCTCCATTGTCAACCCTTGCTCGTCTTCCCATGCTGCATGCGCTTCTCTCGCAGCATCACCTTCTCCATCAACGCCCTCAACTTCAAATTCATATCAGATCACGAAACAAGAAGTCGTGTCCTCCTTCAAGACGTGGTTCGCGACGCGAAAGGTCCAGCTAGACCCCCTCGTCGACCGCATCTACCAACTCCTCAACGCCTCCGCCGACAACGAAGACTTATTCCCCGCACTGTCCGCGCTCTCCCTCCCGCTCTCCGAGTGCCTCGTCCTCCGCGTCCTACGTTACTCCGCCACTCACCGCGACATCAACTCCTGCCTCAGGTTCTTGGACTGGGCCGGCAGCCAACCGAACTTCCACCACACGCGCACCACCTTAGTTGCCATCTTCAACATCCTCGTACGCGCCGACCGCAAACCCGGTGTCCTCGAATGCCTCGATGGCTTCCGCCGCGGCGTCTTCCTCCACAACGCCCGTTTCCACGACATCCTTGTCTTGGGCTATGCTATCGCCAGGAAGCCTCAAAACGCGCTCCATGCGTACGCCCGAATGCGCTTCATCGGCTTGGACCTCGACTCCTTCTCCTATCACGTCCTTTTAGACTCCCTCGCTGAGAAAAACTACTTTAACGCTTTTGACATCATTCTGAGGCAAATTCGTGCCAGGGGTTTCGAGAATCACGCTACCAATATCATCGTTGTTAAGCATTTGTGCAAAGAGAGAAGGTTGGAGGAGACTGAGGGTTTTCTCAACGATTTGGTGCGTCGTGGGGAGGGGTTAAAAGGGCCTGAAGTGAGTTTTTTGGTTGGCGCTCTGTGTGAGTGTTTTAGGTTTGAGCGTGCGGTTGAGTTGGTTAAGCGATTCGGGAGCTCGGGGTTGGTTCCATTGGATCATGCTTATGGGGCTTGGGTAAAGGGTCTTGTTCGAGGTGGTAGGGAGGATGAAGCATTGGAGTTTTTCTCTCAGAAGAAGGATTCTGAAGGGTATTGTATGTCCTCTTCTAGGTATGATGTTTTGATTTATAGGCTTTTGCGGCAGAATCGACTTCAACAAGTGTATGATTTGTTGGTGGATATGAATGAAAGTTGCATTCCCCCTGACGTGGCAACCATGAATGCTGTTTTGTGCTTTTTTTGCAAAGTGGGGATGGCTGATGTTGCGTGGGAGTTGTACAGTTCTCGTTCTGAGTTTGGTCTGTCTCTCAATCACTTGGCATGCAAGTATTTGATACTTACTTTGTGTTGGGATGGATGTGTTGTGGAGGCGTACAACGTTGTCAAAAGCTTGGTTGGCAAGAGTTATTTTCCTGATGAGCAGACATTTCGCACGCTTGCGAGTGCATTGTATAGGGAGTGCAAGATTGATGAGATGAAAGAGTTGATTGATCTTTCTGTCAGCCTGGATATTGTGCCTACTGCTTCAACGTATGACCAGTACATATATGCTCTGTGCCAGGCTGGGAGAGTGCAAGATGTTAATTTGGTACCTGGGGAACTTAAGACTGTTGCTGCCAGGGCTTCGTATGTTAAGATGATTAACGGTTTTGTTAAGTTGGGCAGGGGAGATAATGCTGCTCAGCTTCTTTATGAAATGAAATCGAAGGGTCATAAGCTGAACTTTCCATTGTGTACAACTGTAATTTGCTGCTTACTTAAAATGGATAATTCAAGAGGGCGCTTTTTCAATTTACTGCAGATGCTCACTCGCTGTGAATCTCCTACTCGCTGTGAATCTCCTTGTcgcatttataattttttcatggaAGGAGCTGGGCGTGCCCAGAAGCCTGACTTGTGTAGGGAAGTATTTGAATTGATGAAAAGTAATGGTGTTGAGCCCAACTTGAACTCTCGTGTTCTTGTGTTGCGAGGTTATTTGCGCAGTGGGAGAATTTCTGATGCTCTGAGTTTTTTTAACGTTGTCCGGGGCCAGGGTTTGGAATGCAAGAAGTTGTATACTACCTTGGTTAATGGTCTTTGCAAGTGCAATAGGATAGACATGTCACTTGGGTTCTTTAAGAGCATGTTCAGACTTGGATTCAATCCAAGTCTTGAATGCTATGAGGTTATTGTGCAGGAGCTTTGCTCATTGCAAAGATATCAGGACGCAATACGTATTGTTAACGCATATGAGAAAACGGGACGCCCTATTAGTTCTTTTATGGGCAATCAACTGCTTCAACATTCTTTGATTTCACCAAAACTCCACGATACATGCGTTTATTTAAGAGGAGTGGGATTTTCTGCTAATTCAACACTTAACTTGGTGATTGGTGCCTTTTCCAGTTGTCGCAGAATGACCAATTTTTTGGACTTGGAACGACTAATAGAGAAGTGCTTTCCGCCTGATATTTTCACCTACAATCTGTTGCTGAAAGAATTAACCAAGAGTGATATGAGCAAAGCTCGTTCGTTGATTAGTCAGATATGTCAAAAGGGTTATGAACCTGATGGTTGGACATATCAAATCATG CTTGTTGAAGATACTGAAGTATTTATGGATGGAACTCTTGGTGGAAGTGCTAGTGGAGGAAAACTGAACACTTATAAGGAGTTGTGTAACATAGCGAATGAGATGGGACAACTGGACTTGATATATAAGTTCATGGATTTAGCAAATTATCAAGCTTCTCTGAATTCAAAGAGGGGTGCTGCTTTTGGCTTTTCTAAAATAGCAAAACAAGCAGGGGATGCTCTTAAGCCATACTTACGTTCTTTACTTCCAAGGCTTGTACGCAACCAATATGATCCTGACAAAAATGTGCAG gcacGTACTTGA
- the LOC106765359 gene encoding pentatricopeptide repeat-containing protein At1g71210, mitochondrial isoform X3 has protein sequence MTTMLPIKHVTKHRLRSKSFVFSIVNPCSSSHAACASLAASPSPSTPSTSNSYQITKQEVVSSFKTWFATRKVQLDPLVDRIYQLLNASADNEDLFPALSALSLPLSECLVLRVLRYSATHRDINSCLRFLDWAGSQPNFHHTRTTLVAIFNILVRADRKPGVLECLDGFRRGVFLHNARFHDILVLGYAIARKPQNALHAYARMRFIGLDLDSFSYHVLLDSLAEKNYFNAFDIILRQIRARGFENHATNIIVVKHLCKERRLEETEGFLNDLVRRGEGLKGPEVSFLVGALCECFRFERAVELVKRFGSSGLVPLDHAYGAWVKGLVRGGREDEALEFFSQKKDSEGYCMSSSRYDVLIYRLLRQNRLQQVYDLLVDMNESCIPPDVATMNAVLCFFCKVGMADVAWELYSSRSEFGLSLNHLACKYLILTLCWDGCVVEAYNVVKSLVGKSYFPDEQTFRTLASALYRECKIDEMKELIDLSVSLDIVPTASTYDQYIYALCQAGRVQDVNLVPGELKTVAARASYVKMINGFVKLGRGDNAAQLLYEMKSKGHKLNFPLCTTVICCLLKMDNSRGRFFNLLQMLTRCESPTRCESPCRIYNFFMEGAGRAQKPDLCREVFELMKSNGVEPNLNSRVLVLRGYLRSGRISDALSFFNVVRGQGLECKKLYTTLVNGLCKCNRIDMSLGFFKSMFRLGFNPSLECYEVIVQELCSLQRYQDAIRIVNAYEKTGRPISSFMGNQLLQHSLISPKLHDTCVYLRGVGFSANSTLNLVIGAFSSCRRMTNFLDLERLIEKCFPPDIFTYNLLLKELTKSDMSKARSLISQICQKGYEPDGWTYQIMYHISVVILCSLLKILKYLWMELLVEVLVEEN, from the exons ATGACCACTATGCTACCAATCAAACATGTGACCAAACACCGTCTCAGATCCAAATCGTTTGTCTTCTCCATTGTCAACCCTTGCTCGTCTTCCCATGCTGCATGCGCTTCTCTCGCAGCATCACCTTCTCCATCAACGCCCTCAACTTCAAATTCATATCAGATCACGAAACAAGAAGTCGTGTCCTCCTTCAAGACGTGGTTCGCGACGCGAAAGGTCCAGCTAGACCCCCTCGTCGACCGCATCTACCAACTCCTCAACGCCTCCGCCGACAACGAAGACTTATTCCCCGCACTGTCCGCGCTCTCCCTCCCGCTCTCCGAGTGCCTCGTCCTCCGCGTCCTACGTTACTCCGCCACTCACCGCGACATCAACTCCTGCCTCAGGTTCTTGGACTGGGCCGGCAGCCAACCGAACTTCCACCACACGCGCACCACCTTAGTTGCCATCTTCAACATCCTCGTACGCGCCGACCGCAAACCCGGTGTCCTCGAATGCCTCGATGGCTTCCGCCGCGGCGTCTTCCTCCACAACGCCCGTTTCCACGACATCCTTGTCTTGGGCTATGCTATCGCCAGGAAGCCTCAAAACGCGCTCCATGCGTACGCCCGAATGCGCTTCATCGGCTTGGACCTCGACTCCTTCTCCTATCACGTCCTTTTAGACTCCCTCGCTGAGAAAAACTACTTTAACGCTTTTGACATCATTCTGAGGCAAATTCGTGCCAGGGGTTTCGAGAATCACGCTACCAATATCATCGTTGTTAAGCATTTGTGCAAAGAGAGAAGGTTGGAGGAGACTGAGGGTTTTCTCAACGATTTGGTGCGTCGTGGGGAGGGGTTAAAAGGGCCTGAAGTGAGTTTTTTGGTTGGCGCTCTGTGTGAGTGTTTTAGGTTTGAGCGTGCGGTTGAGTTGGTTAAGCGATTCGGGAGCTCGGGGTTGGTTCCATTGGATCATGCTTATGGGGCTTGGGTAAAGGGTCTTGTTCGAGGTGGTAGGGAGGATGAAGCATTGGAGTTTTTCTCTCAGAAGAAGGATTCTGAAGGGTATTGTATGTCCTCTTCTAGGTATGATGTTTTGATTTATAGGCTTTTGCGGCAGAATCGACTTCAACAAGTGTATGATTTGTTGGTGGATATGAATGAAAGTTGCATTCCCCCTGACGTGGCAACCATGAATGCTGTTTTGTGCTTTTTTTGCAAAGTGGGGATGGCTGATGTTGCGTGGGAGTTGTACAGTTCTCGTTCTGAGTTTGGTCTGTCTCTCAATCACTTGGCATGCAAGTATTTGATACTTACTTTGTGTTGGGATGGATGTGTTGTGGAGGCGTACAACGTTGTCAAAAGCTTGGTTGGCAAGAGTTATTTTCCTGATGAGCAGACATTTCGCACGCTTGCGAGTGCATTGTATAGGGAGTGCAAGATTGATGAGATGAAAGAGTTGATTGATCTTTCTGTCAGCCTGGATATTGTGCCTACTGCTTCAACGTATGACCAGTACATATATGCTCTGTGCCAGGCTGGGAGAGTGCAAGATGTTAATTTGGTACCTGGGGAACTTAAGACTGTTGCTGCCAGGGCTTCGTATGTTAAGATGATTAACGGTTTTGTTAAGTTGGGCAGGGGAGATAATGCTGCTCAGCTTCTTTATGAAATGAAATCGAAGGGTCATAAGCTGAACTTTCCATTGTGTACAACTGTAATTTGCTGCTTACTTAAAATGGATAATTCAAGAGGGCGCTTTTTCAATTTACTGCAGATGCTCACTCGCTGTGAATCTCCTACTCGCTGTGAATCTCCTTGTcgcatttataattttttcatggaAGGAGCTGGGCGTGCCCAGAAGCCTGACTTGTGTAGGGAAGTATTTGAATTGATGAAAAGTAATGGTGTTGAGCCCAACTTGAACTCTCGTGTTCTTGTGTTGCGAGGTTATTTGCGCAGTGGGAGAATTTCTGATGCTCTGAGTTTTTTTAACGTTGTCCGGGGCCAGGGTTTGGAATGCAAGAAGTTGTATACTACCTTGGTTAATGGTCTTTGCAAGTGCAATAGGATAGACATGTCACTTGGGTTCTTTAAGAGCATGTTCAGACTTGGATTCAATCCAAGTCTTGAATGCTATGAGGTTATTGTGCAGGAGCTTTGCTCATTGCAAAGATATCAGGACGCAATACGTATTGTTAACGCATATGAGAAAACGGGACGCCCTATTAGTTCTTTTATGGGCAATCAACTGCTTCAACATTCTTTGATTTCACCAAAACTCCACGATACATGCGTTTATTTAAGAGGAGTGGGATTTTCTGCTAATTCAACACTTAACTTGGTGATTGGTGCCTTTTCCAGTTGTCGCAGAATGACCAATTTTTTGGACTTGGAACGACTAATAGAGAAGTGCTTTCCGCCTGATATTTTCACCTACAATCTGTTGCTGAAAGAATTAACCAAGAGTGATATGAGCAAAGCTCGTTCGTTGATTAGTCAGATATGTCAAAAGGGTTATGAACCTGATGGTTGGACATATCAAATCATG TACCACATTTCTGTAGTTATTTTGTGCAGCTTGTTGAAGATACTGAAGTATTTATGGATGGAACTCTTGGTGGAAGTGCTAGTGGAGGAAAACTGA
- the LOC106765359 gene encoding pentatricopeptide repeat-containing protein At1g71210, mitochondrial isoform X4: MTTMLPIKHVTKHRLRSKSFVFSIVNPCSSSHAACASLAASPSPSTPSTSNSYQITKQEVVSSFKTWFATRKVQLDPLVDRIYQLLNASADNEDLFPALSALSLPLSECLVLRVLRYSATHRDINSCLRFLDWAGSQPNFHHTRTTLVAIFNILVRADRKPGVLECLDGFRRGVFLHNARFHDILVLGYAIARKPQNALHAYARMRFIGLDLDSFSYHVLLDSLAEKNYFNAFDIILRQIRARGFENHATNIIVVKHLCKERRLEETEGFLNDLVRRGEGLKGPEVSFLVGALCECFRFERAVELVKRFGSSGLVPLDHAYGAWVKGLVRGGREDEALEFFSQKKDSEGYCMSSSRYDVLIYRLLRQNRLQQVYDLLVDMNESCIPPDVATMNAVLCFFCKVGMADVAWELYSSRSEFGLSLNHLACKYLILTLCWDGCVVEAYNVVKSLVGKSYFPDEQTFRTLASALYRECKIDEMKELIDLSVSLDIVPTASTYDQYIYALCQAGRVQDVNLVPGELKTVAARASYVKMINGFVKLGRGDNAAQLLYEMKSKGHKLNFPLCTTVICCLLKMDNSRGRFFNLLQMLTRCESPTRCESPCRIYNFFMEGAGRAQKPDLCREVFELMKSNGVEPNLNSRVLVLRGYLRSGRISDALSFFNVVRGQGLECKKLYTTLVNGLCKCNRIDMSLGFFKSMFRLGFNPSLECYEVIVQELCSLQRYQDAIRIVNAYEKTGRPISSFMGNQLLQHSLISPKLHDTCVYLRGVGFSANSTLNLVIGAFSSCRRMTNFLDLERLIEKCFPPDIFTYNLLLKELTKSDMSKARSLISQICQKGYEPDGWTYQIMLFCAAC, from the exons ATGACCACTATGCTACCAATCAAACATGTGACCAAACACCGTCTCAGATCCAAATCGTTTGTCTTCTCCATTGTCAACCCTTGCTCGTCTTCCCATGCTGCATGCGCTTCTCTCGCAGCATCACCTTCTCCATCAACGCCCTCAACTTCAAATTCATATCAGATCACGAAACAAGAAGTCGTGTCCTCCTTCAAGACGTGGTTCGCGACGCGAAAGGTCCAGCTAGACCCCCTCGTCGACCGCATCTACCAACTCCTCAACGCCTCCGCCGACAACGAAGACTTATTCCCCGCACTGTCCGCGCTCTCCCTCCCGCTCTCCGAGTGCCTCGTCCTCCGCGTCCTACGTTACTCCGCCACTCACCGCGACATCAACTCCTGCCTCAGGTTCTTGGACTGGGCCGGCAGCCAACCGAACTTCCACCACACGCGCACCACCTTAGTTGCCATCTTCAACATCCTCGTACGCGCCGACCGCAAACCCGGTGTCCTCGAATGCCTCGATGGCTTCCGCCGCGGCGTCTTCCTCCACAACGCCCGTTTCCACGACATCCTTGTCTTGGGCTATGCTATCGCCAGGAAGCCTCAAAACGCGCTCCATGCGTACGCCCGAATGCGCTTCATCGGCTTGGACCTCGACTCCTTCTCCTATCACGTCCTTTTAGACTCCCTCGCTGAGAAAAACTACTTTAACGCTTTTGACATCATTCTGAGGCAAATTCGTGCCAGGGGTTTCGAGAATCACGCTACCAATATCATCGTTGTTAAGCATTTGTGCAAAGAGAGAAGGTTGGAGGAGACTGAGGGTTTTCTCAACGATTTGGTGCGTCGTGGGGAGGGGTTAAAAGGGCCTGAAGTGAGTTTTTTGGTTGGCGCTCTGTGTGAGTGTTTTAGGTTTGAGCGTGCGGTTGAGTTGGTTAAGCGATTCGGGAGCTCGGGGTTGGTTCCATTGGATCATGCTTATGGGGCTTGGGTAAAGGGTCTTGTTCGAGGTGGTAGGGAGGATGAAGCATTGGAGTTTTTCTCTCAGAAGAAGGATTCTGAAGGGTATTGTATGTCCTCTTCTAGGTATGATGTTTTGATTTATAGGCTTTTGCGGCAGAATCGACTTCAACAAGTGTATGATTTGTTGGTGGATATGAATGAAAGTTGCATTCCCCCTGACGTGGCAACCATGAATGCTGTTTTGTGCTTTTTTTGCAAAGTGGGGATGGCTGATGTTGCGTGGGAGTTGTACAGTTCTCGTTCTGAGTTTGGTCTGTCTCTCAATCACTTGGCATGCAAGTATTTGATACTTACTTTGTGTTGGGATGGATGTGTTGTGGAGGCGTACAACGTTGTCAAAAGCTTGGTTGGCAAGAGTTATTTTCCTGATGAGCAGACATTTCGCACGCTTGCGAGTGCATTGTATAGGGAGTGCAAGATTGATGAGATGAAAGAGTTGATTGATCTTTCTGTCAGCCTGGATATTGTGCCTACTGCTTCAACGTATGACCAGTACATATATGCTCTGTGCCAGGCTGGGAGAGTGCAAGATGTTAATTTGGTACCTGGGGAACTTAAGACTGTTGCTGCCAGGGCTTCGTATGTTAAGATGATTAACGGTTTTGTTAAGTTGGGCAGGGGAGATAATGCTGCTCAGCTTCTTTATGAAATGAAATCGAAGGGTCATAAGCTGAACTTTCCATTGTGTACAACTGTAATTTGCTGCTTACTTAAAATGGATAATTCAAGAGGGCGCTTTTTCAATTTACTGCAGATGCTCACTCGCTGTGAATCTCCTACTCGCTGTGAATCTCCTTGTcgcatttataattttttcatggaAGGAGCTGGGCGTGCCCAGAAGCCTGACTTGTGTAGGGAAGTATTTGAATTGATGAAAAGTAATGGTGTTGAGCCCAACTTGAACTCTCGTGTTCTTGTGTTGCGAGGTTATTTGCGCAGTGGGAGAATTTCTGATGCTCTGAGTTTTTTTAACGTTGTCCGGGGCCAGGGTTTGGAATGCAAGAAGTTGTATACTACCTTGGTTAATGGTCTTTGCAAGTGCAATAGGATAGACATGTCACTTGGGTTCTTTAAGAGCATGTTCAGACTTGGATTCAATCCAAGTCTTGAATGCTATGAGGTTATTGTGCAGGAGCTTTGCTCATTGCAAAGATATCAGGACGCAATACGTATTGTTAACGCATATGAGAAAACGGGACGCCCTATTAGTTCTTTTATGGGCAATCAACTGCTTCAACATTCTTTGATTTCACCAAAACTCCACGATACATGCGTTTATTTAAGAGGAGTGGGATTTTCTGCTAATTCAACACTTAACTTGGTGATTGGTGCCTTTTCCAGTTGTCGCAGAATGACCAATTTTTTGGACTTGGAACGACTAATAGAGAAGTGCTTTCCGCCTGATATTTTCACCTACAATCTGTTGCTGAAAGAATTAACCAAGAGTGATATGAGCAAAGCTCGTTCGTTGATTAGTCAGATATGTCAAAAGGGTTATGAACCTGATGGTTGGACATATCAAATCATG TTATTTTGTGCAGCTTGTTGA